In Anaerolineales bacterium, one DNA window encodes the following:
- a CDS encoding DnaA N-terminal domain-containing protein, with product MSDLQQAWSSVLAQLQLDMPRASYETWVLGTEALELKNDVLLVSTRNAYARDWLESRLTSTVQRLLVGILNRSVSVKFVVGEESQEGMEMETEAEETDEPKINIEPVQWLDYDRIVQPHKQVVVKGYLRRLGMEIGPKAVWLYVGFHQAAWRVQDQNGPSGKPLYSREVMRFSAMSNGAFWRLLKHAGIQAHLSGLVQRVDSQDARRFRRGRDGRPHRAPIRYQVCMTPRLTRADATAVHLHLKALIEKHNSITSALQEMLAVEDVMDLLDPLAMKLPHSPLNTVMDMAKLETGETFSPEIERLAQELHRRIINCLGDIHIPHYFITETIQRYNLTPAQAWLITVARDMAFINARTGERRDTVTFKRGYQEMAELIGSNRYKTVQAWLQPHWASQQRGGNLSRFLQEIELPDSKTYADLRVESMPRAFRVLLDEPLDADGSNKVDANGSHMADADGSISWTQMGALADANGSHMVDANGSDLNSFKHPLNTDKKNTSTTQHAQSAKAAEAVAPDFWKLELLLQQNDVHPKVQKELLEVQASVHAFVSWVLYVASLQSGNLSDPLGYAISRLREHPLREARGVFRQFADLTPKELLALIDSTPTRAYELPTKIEHPLAHDWKKAMGSNNPRLPVVREILFGEGASE from the coding sequence ATGAGCGATCTTCAACAAGCATGGAGTTCGGTGCTGGCTCAATTACAGCTGGACATGCCGCGCGCCTCGTATGAAACCTGGGTGTTGGGCACGGAAGCGTTGGAATTGAAAAACGATGTGCTGCTTGTTTCCACACGCAATGCCTATGCCCGTGACTGGCTGGAGTCGCGCCTGACCAGCACAGTGCAGCGATTGCTGGTTGGGATTTTGAATCGTTCTGTCTCTGTGAAGTTCGTTGTCGGGGAAGAGTCACAGGAAGGGATGGAGATGGAAACCGAAGCGGAGGAAACGGACGAACCGAAAATAAACATCGAGCCTGTGCAGTGGCTGGATTATGACCGCATCGTCCAGCCGCACAAGCAGGTCGTGGTGAAGGGTTATCTGCGCAGACTGGGGATGGAGATCGGACCGAAGGCTGTCTGGTTGTATGTTGGATTTCATCAGGCGGCGTGGCGGGTGCAGGATCAGAATGGTCCATCTGGAAAGCCGCTATACAGTCGCGAGGTGATGCGTTTCAGCGCCATGAGCAACGGCGCCTTCTGGCGACTCTTGAAACACGCCGGCATTCAGGCACACCTAAGCGGGCTTGTGCAACGGGTCGATTCCCAGGATGCGCGCCGCTTCCGGCGTGGACGGGACGGACGCCCGCATCGCGCACCGATCCGCTACCAGGTCTGCATGACCCCGCGCCTGACCCGCGCCGACGCCACTGCGGTGCATCTGCATTTGAAGGCATTGATCGAAAAACATAACTCCATCACCAGCGCCTTACAGGAAATGCTGGCGGTCGAGGATGTCATGGATCTGCTCGATCCGCTGGCTATGAAACTGCCTCATTCCCCGTTGAATACGGTGATGGATATGGCGAAGCTGGAAACAGGTGAAACCTTTTCACCTGAAATCGAGCGTCTGGCCCAGGAACTGCACCGCAGGATCATCAACTGCCTGGGCGACATCCACATCCCGCATTACTTCATCACGGAAACCATCCAGCGCTATAACCTGACCCCTGCACAAGCCTGGCTGATCACAGTCGCACGCGATATGGCCTTCATCAATGCCCGCACCGGGGAACGCCGGGATACGGTGACGTTCAAGCGCGGATATCAGGAGATGGCGGAGTTGATCGGCTCCAACCGTTACAAGACCGTACAAGCCTGGCTTCAGCCGCATTGGGCTTCGCAACAACGTGGGGGCAACCTCTCCCGCTTTCTCCAAGAAATCGAACTGCCTGATTCAAAGACCTACGCCGACCTGCGCGTGGAGTCCATGCCGCGTGCTTTTCGGGTTCTGTTGGACGAACCGCTGGACGCAGATGGGAGTAATAAGGTGGACGCAAATGGGAGTCATATGGCAGACGCAGATGGGAGTATTAGCTGGACGCAAATGGGAGCATTAGCAGACGCAAATGGGAGTCATATGGTGGACGCAAATGGGAGTGATTTAAACTCTTTTAAACACCCCTTAAACACCGACAAGAAAAACACTTCCACCACCCAGCACGCGCAAAGCGCGAAAGCGGCGGAGGCGGTCGCTCCTGATTTTTGGAAACTTGAACTCCTTCTTCAGCAGAATGATGTGCATCCCAAAGTCCAAAAAGAACTGCTCGAAGTTCAAGCCTCCGTGCATGCCTTTGTCTCGTGGGTGCTGTATGTCGCCAGCCTGCAGAGTGGGAATCTTTCCGATCCCCTGGGCTATGCCATCAGCCGCCTGCGAGAACATCCCCTGCGTGAAGCGCGCGGCGTATTCCGGCAATTCGCCGACCTGACGCCGAAGGAGTTGCTGGCATTAATCGACTCCACCCCCACCCGGGCATATGAACTGCCCACAAAAATTGAACATCCCCTCGCGCACGACTGGAAGAAGGCAATGGGTTCCAATAACCCAAGGCTGCCGGTTGTGCGTGAAATCCTCTTTGGTGAAGGAGCCAGTGAATAA
- a CDS encoding LCP family protein: MPGSRTPNIYHPFWRSLAYWIFVTAAMLAAFFIVRKLTLCWTLTALPGVPPAECALQNQPSSDLPASPNPATTNDLPIELSAPEMELPQWDGASRINIAFFGLRGDDGQGEGCPTCTDTIMVLTVDPATKTAGMLSIPRDMWVNIPGAGYGRINTAWAIGENAKLPGGGPQLAMQTVSQFIGMPIHYYVQVDFGTFVSFINLIGGIDVYVEERMVLDPLGAGQDHFVLKPGDYRHLTGPRALAYARCRHESQGCSGGDVGRAKRQQQVILAIRDKVLEGETFATLITQAPQLYAEFSSGIHTNMSLEDAIQLAVLAKDIRVDDIKRGVIDNTMAIPADTTINGVPANVLRPVPDLIRILRDEIFVPGGPLSPLAQGDPVALMQSDQAKIRIINNTYTAGLEQRTATLLTAQGMQVVEYGVPTGASNTTKIILYSSKLYALRYLTELLGVGSQQITIQPDPASTVDMEIRLGEDWVGRVPSGY; encoded by the coding sequence ATGCCAGGTTCACGAACTCCGAATATTTATCATCCCTTCTGGCGTTCGCTTGCCTATTGGATCTTCGTGACAGCGGCTATGCTTGCTGCGTTTTTCATCGTCCGCAAACTGACTCTCTGCTGGACCCTGACTGCCCTACCAGGTGTACCACCCGCAGAGTGCGCTCTACAAAACCAACCATCTTCCGATCTGCCGGCCTCCCCCAATCCAGCAACAACAAACGATCTTCCAATCGAATTATCCGCGCCGGAAATGGAATTGCCTCAATGGGATGGCGCCAGCAGAATCAACATCGCCTTCTTTGGCTTGCGCGGCGACGATGGACAAGGGGAAGGCTGTCCGACCTGCACTGATACGATCATGGTTCTGACCGTGGACCCGGCCACAAAAACCGCTGGCATGTTGTCCATCCCACGTGATATGTGGGTCAACATCCCAGGGGCAGGGTATGGGCGCATCAACACCGCCTGGGCAATTGGCGAGAATGCCAAACTTCCAGGCGGTGGACCACAACTTGCAATGCAGACCGTCTCGCAATTCATCGGCATGCCAATTCATTACTATGTGCAGGTGGATTTTGGGACGTTTGTTTCGTTCATCAATCTGATCGGCGGCATCGATGTGTATGTCGAGGAACGCATGGTGCTCGATCCGCTCGGCGCGGGACAGGATCATTTTGTGTTGAAGCCGGGAGATTACCGCCACCTGACCGGACCGCGCGCCCTGGCGTATGCACGCTGCCGGCATGAATCACAAGGCTGTTCGGGCGGAGACGTGGGACGCGCCAAACGCCAGCAACAGGTCATCCTCGCGATCCGCGACAAGGTACTGGAAGGGGAAACCTTTGCCACCTTGATTACCCAGGCACCGCAGTTGTATGCAGAATTTTCTTCTGGGATTCACACCAACATGTCGTTGGAAGATGCAATCCAACTGGCAGTGTTGGCGAAAGACATTCGGGTGGATGACATCAAGAGAGGCGTGATTGATAACACGATGGCGATCCCAGCCGATACAACCATCAACGGTGTGCCGGCAAATGTTTTGCGTCCTGTTCCGGATCTTATTCGCATCCTGAGGGATGAAATCTTTGTCCCAGGTGGTCCGCTTAGTCCATTGGCGCAAGGTGATCCAGTGGCGCTGATGCAATCTGATCAGGCGAAGATCAGGATTATCAATAACACCTATACTGCCGGTTTGGAGCAACGCACAGCCACCCTCCTGACCGCGCAAGGTATGCAGGTGGTGGAATATGGCGTGCCAACCGGCGCATCAAACACCACGAAAATAATTCTTTACTCTTCAAAGTTATATGCCCTGCGGTATTTGACGGAACTCCTTGGGGTGGGAAGTCAGCAGATCACCATCCAGCCTGATCCAGCGTCCACAGTGGATATGGAGATCCGACTTGGAGAGGATTGGGTAGGCAGAGTCCCGAGCGGGTATTAG
- a CDS encoding multicopper oxidase domain-containing protein → MKNQLSRRDFLKLGAFGVIGAGGATAIMQSKGKSHSRHNLPPMQDMDHGGGVIPGTGDVDHEKNGFNPGDILTDFDYGKVSILPDGRTLREYEITVINKNIEVVPGIEYPAWTYNGRIPGPTIRCTEGDLIRITMTNGSNHPHSMHFHGFHPGNMDGVPGSGPGGYVEPGDSFTYEFDAEPFGLHLYHCHVFPLARHIAKGLYGTFIVDPKEGRPPVDREMVMVMSGFDVDFDDVNDFYAVNAIPFYYQNHPIQIKVGEKIRIYLVNILEFDLLNSFHLHANFFHYYPTGTSLTPSEFTDTIIQGQAQRGILEFSYKYPGMYMFHAHVTEFAELGWNGMFEVTE, encoded by the coding sequence ATGAAAAACCAACTAAGTCGGCGGGATTTCCTGAAACTGGGGGCTTTTGGTGTGATCGGGGCTGGAGGCGCAACTGCCATCATGCAGTCCAAAGGTAAATCCCACTCACGCCATAACCTCCCTCCCATGCAAGACATGGATCATGGGGGCGGTGTCATTCCTGGTACGGGGGATGTGGACCATGAAAAAAACGGCTTTAATCCGGGAGACATACTCACTGACTTCGACTATGGAAAAGTATCCATTCTTCCCGATGGCAGAACCCTGCGTGAATATGAAATCACGGTCATCAACAAGAACATAGAAGTTGTGCCTGGCATCGAATACCCCGCCTGGACGTATAACGGGCGCATTCCGGGACCGACCATTCGTTGCACGGAAGGCGACTTGATCCGCATCACGATGACCAACGGAAGCAACCATCCTCATAGCATGCACTTTCACGGTTTCCACCCGGGCAACATGGATGGCGTGCCCGGTTCGGGACCAGGCGGATATGTCGAACCCGGCGACAGTTTTACCTACGAGTTTGATGCGGAGCCATTCGGTCTGCATCTCTATCATTGTCATGTCTTTCCGCTGGCGCGCCATATTGCCAAGGGTTTATATGGCACGTTTATTGTGGATCCCAAGGAAGGTCGCCCACCCGTGGATCGTGAAATGGTCATGGTCATGAGCGGCTTCGATGTGGATTTCGATGATGTCAACGATTTCTATGCCGTCAATGCCATTCCCTTTTACTATCAGAATCATCCGATCCAGATCAAAGTCGGCGAGAAGATCCGCATCTATCTTGTGAACATCCTGGAATTTGATCTGCTCAATTCCTTCCACCTGCATGCCAATTTCTTCCATTACTACCCAACAGGTACCAGCCTGACCCCCTCCGAATTCACGGACACGATCATTCAAGGTCAGGCCCAACGCGGGATACTGGAGTTCTCATACAAATATCCCGGCATGTACATGTTTCATGCTCACGTAACCGAATTTGCCGAATTGGGCTGGAACGGTATGTTCGAAGTAACCGAATAG